Proteins from a single region of Microtus ochrogaster isolate Prairie Vole_2 linkage group LG5, MicOch1.0, whole genome shotgun sequence:
- the Sbspon gene encoding somatomedin-B and thrombospondin type-1 domain-containing protein: MRTLWMVLCALARLWPGALAGCAEAGRCCPGRDPACFARGWRLDRVYGTCFCDQACRLTGDCCFDYDRACPARPCFVGEWSPWSGCAGQCKPTTRVRRRSVQQEPLNGGAPCPPLEERAGCLEYTSSQGRDCGHSFVPAFITSSAFNKKRTIQAASPQWSTQTEDAGYCMEFKTESLTPHCALDNRPLTRWTQYLREGYTVCVDCQPPAMNSVSLRCSGDGQDSDGNQTLRWQAIGNPRCQGTWKKVRRVDQCSCPEVHRFIFI, from the exons ATGAGGACCCTGTGGATGGTGCTGTGCGCGTTGGCACGACTGTGGCCTGGGGCCCTGGCTGGCTGCGCAGAGGCCGGGCGCTGCTGCCCTGGTCGGGACCCAGCCTGCTTCGCCCGCGGCTGGAGGCTGGACAGGGTCTATGGAACGTGCTTCTGCGATCAAGCCTGCCGTCTCACCGGGGACTGCTGCTTCGACTACGACCGGGCGTGTCCAG CTCGCCCGTGCTTCGTGGGAGAATGGAGTCCCTGGAGTGGCTGTGCTGGTCAATGCAAGCCCACCACGCGTGTGCGCAGACGTTCAGTGCAGCAGGAGCCGCTGAATGGAGGGGCACCTTGCCCACCCCTGGAAGAGCGAGCCGGCTGCCTGGAGTACACCTCATCGCAGGGCCGGGACTGCGGGCATTCCTTTG TTCCTGCCTTTATAACCAGCTCTGCATTCAACAAGAAGAGAACAATACAAGCTGCATCTCCACAGTGGTCTACACAAACTGAGGATGCTGG ATACTGTATGGAGTTCAAGACAGAGTCCCTGACTCCGCACTGTGCCCTGGACAACCGTCCGCTGACTCGATGGACGCAGTATCTCCGAGAGGGATACACGGTGTGTGTGGACTGTCAGCCTCCAGCTATGAATTCTGTGAGCCTGCGTTGTTCCGGAGACGGCCAGGATTCTGACGG AAACCAGACTCTTCGCTGGCAAGCCATTGGCAATCCTCGATGCCAAGGGACCTGGAAGAAAGTGCGGCGGGTGGACCAGTGCTCCTGTCCAGAAGTGCACCGCTTCATTTTCATATAG